The sequence CAGGGAAAGTAAATTTATGTGCATATTTTTCAACATCAATCATATTAAAGTAAATACCATTATCTAATTTAATTTTTTTAACATTAGGTAATGTTGCTTTAAGTTGAGTATCAACACGTTTTTCATATTCTTTATATAATGCATCAATCATGTTTTTATGTTTATCATGATTATCTACATCAAGAATAGTGTCAATAATTCCTCTACCATTCATAAACCTAAGGAAATATGCTTCAAAATCCGTACATTCTGCAATTTTTCTTTGATCTTCTTCAGAATAACCACATTCTTCAGCAAGTTTAATATACTGATTTGCTTCATCACTTTCTGCATGATCTCCAATAGCTGCAATACCCGGTAAATGTTTAATTTGATCTTTAACTTCAGGATTAATTAAACAAGCAACTTCAGTTGCAAGAGCTCCTGCAGTAATTTGTGAATCTCCACCAACAAGATATGGATTTACATGCATATCAACATAATCATCTACAGGTACACGACCATCAATAACATCTCCTGGAGAGTGATGATCAATAACTACAACTTCAATATCGTATATTTTAGTTTGCATAAGTGCTACAATATCTTCCTCTGTAGAACCATTATCTAACATTACAAGAATTGGTAATTTTTGTCCATGTCTATCTAAGTCTTCAAGAGCAAATGATAAATCTTTTACAACATCTTCAAGTTCATAAAATGGTGCTTTAGATGGTGATCTTTTAAAGTAATGATATTTAGCATCAGCATCAGGGTTAACTTTTTCAATAAGAGGAACTACTGCTTTTTCCATTGCAACACCAGAACAGATACCATCTGCATCTGCATGATGTCTTAAAAGAACAGTTCTACCATCTAAAATAGCCCTCCTAATTCTTTTAGCTGCATCCATCATTTTAGGTTTAAGTTTTTCAAGAGTTTCAGATTGAATTAAAAAGTCATTATCTTCAACTGAAGCTTTTTCATTAAGAGCTTCATCAATTAACTTATATAATTTATCTTTAGCATCACCAGAGAGTTTTTCAATTGATTCAGATTCAATTTGAATATCTCCATCATGTTTATTTACTTCACCTACAACTTCAACCATATCTTCAATTTCAATTTCTGGATAAGCTCTTACACCTGCTTCTTGGAAAGCAGCTACATAAGTAGTTCCTGTTTCATCAGTAATTGTAAAAATAGTAGGTCCAGAAGTTTGTTGAATTTGAGCAGCTAAACCTTGAATTTTAACAACTTTACCCATCACATCTTCATTAAGTTCTTCAATTTTAGTTCTTTTAATATCTTTTTTCAATTTTTTAAGGGTATATTTAGTAAAAGATACAGGTCCCATATCAACTTCATGTTTATGAGTTTTAATTTGAGTAACTTTAACATTAATTTTTTGACCAACATGGTAACCAGATTTACCGGTTCTCATTAAACCCCAAACCTGATTATTTAAACTTACAAAAACACCAAATTTAGCGACTTTAGTAATTTTACCTCGATAAAATTTACCTACCTCTAAATCTTCCATTTCACATAATGGATCAAGAGTATATACAATATTATCCTCTTCCTGTGCTTCTGTATTATCTTTTGGTTTATTAATTTTTATATCTTTCATACAATCATCACAGTAATCTTTATTTTCAGTTTTTAAAATCTTTCCACATTCTTTACATACATTAATAAAACCAGTACCACCACAACTAGGACATTTTTCTTTAACTTCAACTTGTCCTTTACCATTACAAATTTCACAAGGAATATCTTCAGCACTATCTAAATCAAATTTATTCCTAGCATGATTATTAATACCTTTGAAATGGTTTCCAAGATTTATAGTGTCTTCATATCCAGTACCACCACAAGCATCACATTCTTTGTAATCTACTACAATGGTTTTTTTGCCTTTACAATTAGGACATTTAACTTTCATTTTTTCACTCAATTAAAAAGATTTTAAAAAATAATAATTAAATTATTAATATTAATATTAATATAATATTTTAAAAGTAAATTTAATATTTTATATAAAATAATAAAAATCATATATTAATAGTATTATTATTAAATTTATCATGATTAGATTCTACAATTTGATTTCTTTCTTGCTGATAAATTAATGCTTGAGACATATCATTACCTGCATAATAAATATAATTATTACCAGTAGGAATATTATTATTTTTCAATGCATTAACTGCAATTAATAAATTAGATGATGCATTTTCTTTATAATTTACTTCATTACTAGTAGCTTCTAAATAAGAAGAGTAAACATCATTACTATTTATACTATTATCTTTTTTAATATCATTTAATAATGAACTTGCACCAGAAAAAGCTGATTTAGCAGTATTCAATTCATTTAATGCATTATCATATTGTTTATTATTCATATCTTTAACTGCATTATTATAATTTATATCTCCAGTTGAAATTTTATTACTTATTTCAGGAATTGAAGAATTTACATAATCCATATTTGAAGAAATTAATCCAAATACAATTACTGCTAAAAGTATAATAATTACAACTGCTAATAACTTTCTATTCATTTTAATCAAATTTTTTAAAAAATTTTTTTCTAATAATTTAATAAATAAATATTTATTTAAATAATATATTATACTTTATGTATTTTATTAGAAATAATAAAAAATTTTTATTAAAAATAAAAATAACTAAAAATTAAATATTAAATTAATATTATCTAAAACAATAAGAATCATGTTAAAATAAATTAAAAATGAAAATATAAACAATAAATAATAAGAAAAAAGCAATAAAAGATATTCCAAAGGAAATTATAAAATAAATTAAACTAAAAAGATAAAAAAATCTAATTAAAAATAATTAAAATAAAATATATAAAAGAAATTTAAATTAATAAATTTCTTAATTTAATTAAAACTAAGCAGATGGCCAAAGACCATGTTTATTACAATAAGCACAAGCTTTAAAATCTGCAGCATCTCCAGTTACTTTAAAAGTAGCTTCTGGAGCGTCACCTGGTTTTAAGTTTGCTCTAAACATTTGTTCTCCATCAGTTAAGATAATGAATTTAATATAATGATCTTCTTCCATTGGATGTGGTACTTCACCGAGTTTAACATTAATTCCATCTTCAACTTTGGTAATAACTGGAATATGTTTTGCCCCTCCTTCTTCTTTAATTTCTGGAGTTAATTTAGTCATTTTTTGACCACAACAAGTTAATTCTCCACCACCAACATCAGCTACAACTACAATATTTCCACATACTTCACATTTATAAATATCATTTATTTCCATTTTTATTCACATCCTAGTAAAAAAATTTACTTAATAAAATATATTGTTTAACTATAATATATAATTTATCATAAGATAAAATAAGCTAAAAAATCTTTATTAATTAAAATAACAAAATAAATTCAATAATTTAAAAAAATATAAAATAATAATTATTATTAATTAAAATAAAAAATTTAAATTAAGTTAATAAATTCATTCTTATAGTATAGAACAAAATTTAGAAAAAATAAAAAACCTAAAAAAAACACATACAAAACAAAACTAAAAAAAAATATAAAACCTAAAAAAGCAAAGCCTAAGAAACATGTAAGAAACAAACTAAAAAACTTAAAAAACCTAAAAATCATTTTTTAAAATTAATTAAAATTAAAACCAATTAAATAAAAAAAAGAAAGTATACATAATTACTAATATAATAATATATTATAATATATAACATATAAAAATCAAAATTATAAAAATTAAAAAAATAATTTAGAAGGTGCCACAATGAGTGTTATTATTGCATATATTGGTAAAAAAGGTTGTGTAATGGCTAGTGATAAAAGAAGAATTGCATACTTTGGAGATAAAGATGAAAGAGAAAAATTAGAAGAAGATTTATACACTGGAAAAATCAGAAACGATGAAGAATTATACAACGAAGCAAAAAAAAGACAAATCACCTTAAAAATTAGTGACGATGTTAACAAAATTAAAAAAATTGAAAATGCATTAATGGGTGAAGTTTCCACCAAAACTACAATGGAAATTAGAAGAAAACGTATATATGGTACTACTAATGGTTATCAAATTGTTGAACTATTAGGTTCTGAAACTCAAAATAAAGAAAGAGGTAGTAGTGGAATCATAATCTTCGGTAATAAAATTGCAAAATCTATGGCAAATTCTTTAATTAAAGAAAGATGGAAATCAAGTCTTAGTTTAAAATATATAGGAGATATATTTGAAGAAGTAATTAAAGAAATTGCATCAAAAACACCATCAGTTGGAAAAAATGTAGATGTCTTATATAGTAAAGATAATACTCTTAATAAAACAAGTGCTCAAGAATATCTTGATAAAACTGAAGAAAGAGACAATAAACTCCTAGAAAAATATAGACAAAAACTTACTGAAGATTTAATAAAACAACAAAAATCAGTAGAACTCGCAGGTAAAATTGTTACAAAAGGAGATGTTGGATTTGTTGAATCTAATGAAGGCAAAATTCTTAAAGTAAAATTAGCAAAAGATGTTCAAGCATTTGATATGGATTGGAAAGTACTTGCTAAACCTGGTGAAGAAATTATAA is a genomic window of Methanobrevibacter wolinii SH containing:
- a CDS encoding DHH family phosphoesterase; protein product: MKVKCPNCKGKKTIVVDYKECDACGGTGYEDTINLGNHFKGINNHARNKFDLDSAEDIPCEICNGKGQVEVKEKCPSCGGTGFINVCKECGKILKTENKDYCDDCMKDIKINKPKDNTEAQEEDNIVYTLDPLCEMEDLEVGKFYRGKITKVAKFGVFVSLNNQVWGLMRTGKSGYHVGQKINVKVTQIKTHKHEVDMGPVSFTKYTLKKLKKDIKRTKIEELNEDVMGKVVKIQGLAAQIQQTSGPTIFTITDETGTTYVAAFQEAGVRAYPEIEIEDMVEVVGEVNKHDGDIQIESESIEKLSGDAKDKLYKLIDEALNEKASVEDNDFLIQSETLEKLKPKMMDAAKRIRRAILDGRTVLLRHHADADGICSGVAMEKAVVPLIEKVNPDADAKYHYFKRSPSKAPFYELEDVVKDLSFALEDLDRHGQKLPILVMLDNGSTEEDIVALMQTKIYDIEVVVIDHHSPGDVIDGRVPVDDYVDMHVNPYLVGGDSQITAGALATEVACLINPEVKDQIKHLPGIAAIGDHAESDEANQYIKLAEECGYSEEDQRKIAECTDFEAYFLRFMNGRGIIDTILDVDNHDKHKNMIDALYKEYEKRVDTQLKATLPNVKKIKLDNGIYFNMIDVEKYAHKFTFPAPGKTCGFVHDKIAQEIGEDKPIVTLGHGPDFGVIRATDAVNANYGFDINQIILNLIEKLPNAGIDGGGHECAGSIKFIEGFSKEVLMGFLEEVKIMNLN
- a CDS encoding desulfoferrodoxin, with the protein product MEINDIYKCEVCGNIVVVADVGGGELTCCGQKMTKLTPEIKEEGGAKHIPVITKVEDGINVKLGEVPHPMEEDHYIKFIILTDGEQMFRANLKPGDAPEATFKVTGDAADFKACAYCNKHGLWPSA
- a CDS encoding MJ0548 connectase family domain-containing protein, with product MSVIIAYIGKKGCVMASDKRRIAYFGDKDEREKLEEDLYTGKIRNDEELYNEAKKRQITLKISDDVNKIKKIENALMGEVSTKTTMEIRRKRIYGTTNGYQIVELLGSETQNKERGSSGIIIFGNKIAKSMANSLIKERWKSSLSLKYIGDIFEEVIKEIASKTPSVGKNVDVLYSKDNTLNKTSAQEYLDKTEERDNKLLEKYRQKLTEDLIKQQKSVELAGKIVTKGDVGFVESNEGKILKVKLAKDVQAFDMDWKVLAKPGEEIIMFLDKDNNGNEIKDTEVSNYVQKFDKVVIKDENLCLEKNNIKLNCNIILCNT